In one Phalacrocorax carbo chromosome 16, bPhaCar2.1, whole genome shotgun sequence genomic region, the following are encoded:
- the TBC1D16 gene encoding TBC1 domain family member 16 isoform X3, protein MTCSTSSASSLDTSAQFQENNGQTQSTRWDEQQKVFALEQVCGVFRVDLGQMRSLRLFFSDEACTCGQLVVASRESQYKIFHFHHGGLDKLSEVFQQWKYCTETHLKDQQLTDEKTCMQFSIRRPKLPSSETHPEENAYKRLDVSAWLHHLNESGQVEEEYKLQKAIFFGGIDISIRGEVWPFLLHYYSYESTSEEREALRLQKRKEYFEIQEKRLSMTPDEQKDFWRKVQFTVDKDVVRTDRSNQFFRGQDNPNVETMRRILLNYAVFNPTIGYSQGMSDLVAPLLAEVLDESDTFWCFVGLMQNTIFISSPRDDDMEKQLMYLRELLRLMHPRFYQHLSSLGEDGLQMLFCHRWILLCFKREFPDAEALRMWEACWAHYQTDYFHLFICVAIVVIYGDDVIEQQLATDQMLLHFGNLAMHMNGELVLRKARSLLYQFHLLPRIPCSLHDLCKLCGTGMWDSGFIPAVECSGHHPESESCPYGGLAEVSSPKPGSEGKRGLKTRDVFAFRK, encoded by the exons ATGACCTGCtccaccagctctgcctccagcctcGACACCAGTGCCCAGTTCCAGGAGAATAATGGGCAAACACAGAGCACCAGATGGGACGAACAGCAGAAAGTGTTTGCCCTAGAGCAGGTCTGTGGTGTCTTTAGAGTGGACCTGGGACAAATGAGATCCCTTCGCCTCTTCTTTAG CGATGAGGCATGCACCTGTGGACAACTGGTTGTCGCAAGCAGGGAGAGCCAGTACAAGATCTTCCATTTTCACCATGGTGGCCTGGATAAACTGTCTGAGGTGTTTCAGCAATGGAAGTACTGCACGGAGACCCATCTCAAGGACCAG CAGCTTACTGATGAGAAAACGTGTATGCAGTTCTCTATCCGCCGTCCCAAGCTGCCCTCCTCAGAAACCCACCCAGAGGAGAACGCATACAAACGTCTTGATGTATCTGCCTGGCTCCATCACCTGAATGAATCCGGACAGGTGGAAGAGGAGTACAAGCTGCAGAAG GCCATTTTCTTTGGTGGGATTGATATTTCCATCCGTGGGGAGGTGTGGCCTTTTCTGCTGCACTACTACAGCTACGAGTCCACCTCTGAAGAGAGGGAGGCACTGagactgcagaagagaaaagagtACTTTGAGATCCAGGAGAAAAG GCTTTCGATGACTCCAGATGAACAGAAGGATTTTTGGCGTAAAGTACAGTTCACAGTAGATAAAGATGTTGTGAGGACTGACCGCAGCAACCAGTTCTTTCGAGGGCAGGACAACCCAAACGTGGAAACTATGAG gaggatCTTGCTGAACTATGCAGTATTTAACCCAACAATTGGATACTCCCAGGGGATGTCCGACCTGGTTGCCCCACTCCTGGCAGAGGTCCTAGATGAGTCGGATACTTTCTGGTGCTTTGTAGGATTGATGCAGAACACAATCTTCATCAGCTCACCCCGGGATGATGATATGGAGAAACAGCTG ATGTACCTGCGAGAGCTGCTACGGCTCATGCACCCACGCTTCTACCAGCACCTTTCTTCCTTGGGAGAGGATGGCCTGCAGATGCTTTTCTGTCACCGTTGGatccttctctgttttaaacGTGAATTTCCAGATGCTGAGGCTTTGCGCATGTGGGAAGCGTGCTGGGCTCACTATCAG ACTGACTATTTCCACCTCTTCATCTGTGTGGCCATCGTGGTGATTTATGGGGATGATGTCATTGAACAACAACTTGCCACTGACCAGATGCTGCTGCATTTTGGCAACCTGGCTATGCACATGAACGGAGAACTGGTACTCAGGAAG GCAAGGAGCCTGCTCTATCAGTTCCACCTGTTACCCCGCATCCCCTGCAGCCTGCATGACCTGTGCAAGCTGTGTGGGACAGGAATGTGGGACAGTGGCTTCATCCCCGCTGTGGAGTGCTCTGGCCATCACCCGGAGTCCGAGAGCTGTCCGTATGGGGGACTGGCGGAAGTGTCTTCTCCTAAACCAGGAAGCGAAGGCAAGAGAGGCTTGAAAACACGGGACGTCTTTGCCTTCCGAAAATAG